From Triticum urartu cultivar G1812 chromosome 2, Tu2.1, whole genome shotgun sequence, a single genomic window includes:
- the LOC125539497 gene encoding 36.4 kDa proline-rich protein-like, whose translation MSRIAPLLLVALLSLAVQLPPSAACPSCPKPKPPPPPPRKLTPPPSVPCPPPPHSPKPTPPHTPTPKPTPPHTPTPMPTPPHTPTPTPTPPHTPTPPHTPTPVPTPPHTPTPPHTPTPAPTPPHTPTPMPTPPHTPTPAPTPPHTPMPPSPIPPTPTPVTPPSPIVPSPTPSPPSGKCPVDTLKLLGCVDALNGLVHAVIGSSASDTCCPLLAGVSGVDAALCLCTTIELKALNINLVLPIAIQVLVNQCGKTVPSDFQCPMTPPSPVTPPPTPVTPSPTPKTPPSPVTPPPTPVTPSPTPKTPPSPVTPPPTPVTPSPTPKTPPSPSPPATPPTPITPSPTPPSPITPPPTPVTPPSPPMGKCPVDTLKLLGCVDALNGLVHTVIGSSASDTCCPLLSGVAGLDAALCLCTTIELKALNINLVLPIAIQVLVNQCGKTVPSDFQCPATPPSPTPVTPPSPPVMPPTPVTPVTPPSPTPITPPITPITPPSPTPITPPTPPSPVAPAPVPATPPPSSSTGKCPIDTLKLLGCVDALNGLVHALIGSSASDKCCPLLSGVADLDAALCLCTTIKLKALNINLVLPIAIEVLVNQCGKTVPDDFQCPS comes from the coding sequence ATGTCCCGGATTGCCCCGCTCCTGCTGGTGGCGCTGCTCTCCCTAGCCGTGCAGCTCCCGCCGTCCGCGGCTTGCCCATCCTGCCCCAAACCAAagcctccgccgccaccgccgcgtAAGCTGACGCCTCCGCCGTCCGTGCCCTGCCCTCCGCCGCCACACTCTCCCAAGCCTACACCACCGCACACGCCTACCCCAAAGCCAACACCACCTCACACCCCAACCCCCATGCCTACCCCGCCACACACGCCTACCCCCACGCCAACACCGCCTCACACGCCCACGCCACCACACACTCCAACCCCGGTGCCAACACCGCCTCACACGCCCACGCCGCCGCACACCCCAACCCCCGCGCCAACACCGCCGCACACGCCAACCCCTATGCCCACACCGCCGCACACCCCAACCCCCGCGCCAACACCGCCGCACACGCCAATGCCACCCTCCCCAATCCCTCCTACACCAACCCCGGTAACCCCGCCATCACCTATTGTTCCATCCCCGACACCGTCACCGCCATCAGGCAAGTGCCCAGTGGACACGTTGAAGCTACTGGGATGTGTGGATGCGCTCAACGGGTTGGTGCATGCTGTGATAGGTAGCAGTGCAAGCGACACTTGTTGCCCTCTACTGGCCGGCGTGTCCGGTGTTGACGCCGCACTCTGCCTCTGCACCACCATCGAGCTCAAGGCGCTCAACATCAACCTCGTGCTGCCGATCGCCATTCAGGTGCTTGTTAACCAGTGCGGCAAGACAGTGCCTAGCGATTTCCAATGCCCTATGACGCCGCCATCGCCTGTTACCCCACCACCGACCCCTGTTACTCCTTCGCCTACACCAAAAACGCCGCCATCCCCTGTCACCCCACCACCGACCCCTGTTACTCCTTCTCCTACACCGAAAACGCCACCGTCGCCTGTCACCCCACCACCGACCCCTGTTACTCCTTCGCCTACACCGAAAACCCCGCCATCTCCATCACCGCCTGCAACACCGCCGACTCCTATCACTCCTTCGCCTACACCACCATCTCCTATCACTCCACCACCAACTCCGGTTACTCCACCATCACCGCCGATGGGCAAATGCCCAGTTGACACACTGAAGTTGCTAGGGTGTGTGGACGCACTCAATGGACTGGTGCACACGGTGATCGGCAGCAGTGCCAGCGACACCTGTTGCCCACTCTTGTCCGGTGTGGCCGGCCTCGACGCCGCGCTCTGCCTCTGCACCACCATCGAGCTCAAGGCGCTCAACATCAACCTCGTGCTGCCAATTGCCATCCAAGTGCTCGTGAACCAATGCGGCAAGACAGTGCCCAGCGACTTCCAATGCCCTGCGACTCCACCATCGCCGACACCGGTGACGCCGCCATCCCCACCAGTAATGCCGCCCACCCCTGTTACACCGGTTACTCCGCCATCGCCGACACCAATTACACCACCTATTACACCGATTACTCCGCCATCGCCGACACCAATTACACCACCAACGCCACCATCCCCTGTGGCCCCGGCCCCAGTCCCAGCGACGCCACCGCCATCGTCATCAACGGGCAAGTGCCCCATCGACACGCTGAAACTGTTGGGGTGCGTGGACGCACTCAACGGGCTGGTGCACGCGCTAATCGGCAGCAGTGCCAGCGACAAATGCTGCCCGCTGTTATCCGGTGTGGCTGACCTCGACGCAGCCCTATGCCTCTGCACCACCATCAAGCTCAAGGCGCTCAACATCAACCTCGTGCTGCCCATCGCCATCGAGGTGCTCGTCAACCAATGTGGCAAGACAGTGCCCGACGACTTCCAGTGCCCTAGTTAA